The following proteins are encoded in a genomic region of Pseudodesulfovibrio mercurii:
- a CDS encoding O-antigen ligase family protein, which yields MDWLLMAMPLILLGRVQEVFRVLWPLRLVLVMSIVLMLAIVSHQGLAKPRLALFWRSMTFRWFAAMLAIMFVSIFTGIYPSHSLSFFKEFCMYFCVVLLALNCQVNQRDDFRYSLGGIALTLFVMGVICFVAPRYVEGNRVAANWSYDPNDTALFFIMGLALILPSAKFVKPMYKWGLYLLTVIGVGAVVLTQSRGGLVAALVTVAAWGFSKGFKGMVRIGLLGALALAVIMALAPAEDLARFSSVFTLESDYNMTSKGGRMDIWENGWTLFKRNPILGTGVDTFRVAEGQVNSGGRWSEAHNSFIQVGVELGIPGFIVFMGMLFSAYKRAKPTDENDWLGRGIRLALIGFMAGGMFLSWGYHIVLYFVLSIAMIRERVLTMESPFPVEVPVAEVPVREAPVPSETPDLPENAPLAGRRRYTMRKPK from the coding sequence ATGGACTGGCTGCTGATGGCCATGCCGCTCATCCTGCTCGGACGGGTCCAGGAGGTCTTTCGCGTACTGTGGCCCCTGCGCCTGGTCCTGGTCATGTCCATCGTGCTCATGCTGGCGATTGTGTCGCACCAGGGCCTGGCCAAGCCTCGGCTGGCATTGTTCTGGCGCTCCATGACCTTCCGCTGGTTCGCCGCCATGCTGGCGATCATGTTCGTCAGCATCTTCACGGGCATCTATCCATCCCATTCGCTTTCCTTCTTCAAGGAATTCTGCATGTATTTCTGTGTCGTTCTGCTGGCGCTCAACTGCCAGGTGAACCAGCGGGACGATTTCCGGTACAGCCTGGGCGGGATAGCGCTGACCCTGTTCGTCATGGGGGTGATCTGCTTCGTCGCCCCGAGGTACGTCGAGGGGAACAGGGTCGCGGCGAACTGGTCCTACGATCCCAACGACACCGCGCTCTTTTTCATCATGGGGCTCGCCCTCATCCTGCCGTCCGCCAAGTTCGTCAAGCCGATGTACAAGTGGGGACTGTACCTGCTCACCGTCATCGGCGTAGGCGCCGTGGTCCTGACCCAGTCCAGGGGCGGCCTGGTGGCGGCCCTCGTCACCGTGGCGGCCTGGGGGTTCTCCAAGGGGTTCAAGGGGATGGTCCGGATCGGCCTGTTGGGCGCCCTGGCCCTGGCGGTCATCATGGCGCTCGCCCCCGCCGAGGATCTGGCCCGGTTCAGTTCCGTCTTCACCCTGGAAAGCGATTACAACATGACGTCCAAGGGGGGCCGGATGGATATCTGGGAGAACGGGTGGACCCTGTTCAAGCGGAATCCGATACTGGGCACCGGCGTCGATACCTTCCGGGTGGCGGAAGGACAGGTCAACTCCGGCGGCCGTTGGAGCGAGGCGCACAATTCCTTTATTCAGGTGGGCGTCGAACTGGGCATCCCCGGTTTCATCGTGTTCATGGGCATGCTCTTTTCCGCGTACAAGCGGGCCAAGCCCACGGACGAGAACGATTGGCTCGGGCGGGGGATCAGATTGGCTCTGATAGGCTTCATGGCCGGAGGCATGTTCCTCTCCTGGGGCTACCACATCGTCCTCTATTTCGTCTTGAGCATCGCCATGATCCGTGAGCGGGTCCTGACCATGGAGAGCCCCTTCCCGGTGGAAGTCCCGGTAGCGGAAGTCCCGGTCCGGGAAGCCCCGGTCCCGTCGGAAACCCCGGACCTGCCGGAGAATGCCCCCCTTGCCGGAAGAAGGCGGTACACCATGAGGAAGCCGAAATGA
- a CDS encoding glycosyltransferase family 4 protein — protein MSRGSVLFATARPPYPLDTGAKIRTWNILSGFVDRYDVDVLHFIDPAVEAGWRKAAAALGVREIFGMENPDLNRPAAPSDLLAALIRGLPVSTVKYAKADFAARFRELAPNYDLVHVDTIHLAGGLGGLGNGGGAPFTTLNAHNVEYQIAERMRDLERSLPRRLALGLHARNMRRFETRAFREAGMVLAVSGEDGGQIDALAGQGKGVLVENGVDVNFYTPADDPADAPGRADNLVFVGSMDWLPNIDGMKWFVRDILPAIRAARPGARITIVGRSPHPDVQALHDPAAGVVVTGTVDDVRPFVREASVVVVPLRFGGGTRLKILEAFAMGKAVLSTALGCEGILCEDGRHLRIEDEAAPFARRCLELMDDEDARRRLGAEGRELALSRYSWDAVVGRMHEAVDREITKKESHA, from the coding sequence ATGAGCAGGGGAAGCGTGCTGTTCGCCACGGCCCGTCCGCCGTATCCGCTGGATACCGGGGCCAAGATCCGGACGTGGAACATCCTTTCCGGGTTCGTGGACCGCTATGACGTGGACGTGCTGCATTTCATCGACCCCGCGGTGGAGGCCGGTTGGCGCAAAGCGGCGGCAGCCCTGGGCGTGCGGGAGATTTTCGGCATGGAGAATCCCGATCTCAACCGGCCCGCCGCGCCGTCGGACCTGCTGGCCGCCCTGATCAGGGGGCTGCCGGTCTCGACCGTCAAGTACGCGAAGGCGGACTTCGCGGCCCGGTTCCGGGAACTCGCCCCGAACTACGACCTGGTGCACGTGGACACCATCCACCTGGCGGGCGGCCTGGGCGGCCTGGGCAACGGGGGCGGCGCGCCCTTCACGACCCTGAACGCCCACAACGTGGAGTACCAGATCGCGGAACGCATGCGCGACCTGGAGCGTTCCCTGCCGCGTCGCCTGGCCCTGGGACTGCACGCCCGGAACATGCGCCGTTTCGAGACGCGGGCCTTCCGCGAGGCGGGCATGGTCCTGGCCGTGTCCGGCGAGGACGGCGGCCAGATAGACGCCCTGGCCGGACAGGGCAAGGGCGTCCTGGTGGAAAACGGCGTGGACGTGAATTTCTACACCCCGGCCGACGATCCCGCCGATGCCCCCGGACGGGCGGACAATCTGGTCTTCGTCGGGTCCATGGACTGGCTGCCGAACATCGACGGCATGAAGTGGTTCGTCCGCGACATCCTGCCCGCCATCCGGGCCGCCCGGCCCGGAGCCCGCATCACCATCGTGGGGCGCAGCCCCCACCCGGACGTTCAGGCGTTGCACGACCCGGCGGCCGGGGTGGTCGTCACCGGCACGGTGGACGACGTGCGCCCCTTTGTCCGCGAGGCCTCGGTGGTGGTCGTGCCCCTGCGCTTCGGCGGCGGGACCCGGCTCAAGATCCTGGAGGCCTTCGCCATGGGCAAGGCCGTGCTCTCCACCGCGCTCGGCTGCGAGGGCATCCTCTGCGAGGACGGCCGCCACCTGCGCATCGAGGACGAGGCCGCACCCTTTGCCCGGCGCTGCCTGGAACTGATGGACGACGAGGACGCCCGGCGTCGTCTGGGCGCGGAAGGGCGCGAACTGGCCCTGTCCCGCTACTCCTGGGACGCGGTGGTCGGGCGGATGCACGAGGCCGTGGACCGGGAAATCACGAAGAAGGAATCCCATGCCTGA
- a CDS encoding glycosyltransferase family 4 protein, with protein sequence MLKILDILPPKGSLDAPLFRSRYEDMPEDYAFHVLVTGDTAHDGAEFGRARLHVQPPAQPWTRWRMIRRAVALAVRAVRLARREKVDVIVCYDPLTLGLIGVLAKLFSGARLVVEVNGHLRDAKDAQLAGRKVGWLKRKTYTLLGTVSLLAADCVKILNRDQFEEWRFLLERKPVFMFHNYMPIRHFVPSEDEEPFICCLGFPFYRKGVDVLLEAFRLIRPEFPEYRLIVRGHCHEPEFSRWKALAAGIDNVEFLKPIDYDRVGDFLGRCAVLVNPARSEGMGRVFIDAMACGKPCIGTRVGGIPNVVVDGETGFLVAPEDPQDLAARIRVLLADAGLRRRMGGAGRRRAETVLSEERYVRCFQAMMERVTQDGKGRVGLIFNGFEEQIREPEAK encoded by the coding sequence GTGCTGAAGATATTGGACATACTCCCGCCGAAGGGGTCTCTCGACGCGCCGCTCTTCCGGTCCCGGTACGAGGACATGCCCGAGGACTACGCGTTTCACGTCCTGGTCACCGGCGACACGGCCCACGACGGCGCGGAGTTCGGCCGGGCCAGGCTGCACGTCCAGCCACCGGCCCAACCGTGGACCCGCTGGCGGATGATTCGTCGGGCCGTGGCCCTGGCCGTCCGGGCCGTCCGGCTGGCCCGGCGGGAGAAGGTCGATGTGATCGTCTGCTACGATCCGCTGACCCTGGGGCTCATCGGGGTCCTGGCCAAGCTGTTTTCCGGCGCCCGGCTGGTGGTCGAGGTCAACGGACACCTGCGTGACGCCAAGGACGCGCAGCTGGCCGGGCGCAAGGTCGGCTGGCTCAAGCGGAAGACGTACACCCTGCTGGGCACGGTCTCCCTGCTGGCCGCCGACTGCGTGAAGATCCTGAACCGGGACCAGTTCGAGGAATGGCGGTTTCTGCTCGAGCGCAAGCCGGTCTTCATGTTTCACAACTACATGCCCATCCGCCACTTCGTCCCCTCCGAGGACGAGGAGCCCTTCATCTGCTGCCTGGGTTTTCCGTTCTATCGCAAGGGCGTGGACGTCCTTCTCGAAGCCTTCAGGCTGATCCGGCCGGAGTTTCCCGAGTATCGCCTCATTGTCAGGGGGCACTGCCACGAGCCGGAGTTCAGCCGCTGGAAGGCCCTGGCCGCCGGGATCGACAATGTGGAGTTCCTCAAGCCCATCGACTACGACCGGGTAGGGGACTTTCTCGGGCGCTGCGCCGTGCTCGTGAATCCCGCCCGCTCCGAGGGCATGGGCCGCGTCTTCATCGACGCCATGGCCTGCGGCAAGCCGTGCATAGGGACCAGGGTGGGCGGCATCCCCAATGTGGTCGTCGATGGTGAGACGGGCTTTCTCGTGGCCCCGGAGGACCCGCAGGACCTGGCGGCCAGAATCCGCGTGCTGCTCGCCGACGCGGGCCTTCGCAGACGCATGGGCGGGGCGGGCAGGCGCAGGGCGGAGACGGTCCTCTCCGAGGAACGTTACGTACGCTGCTTCCAGGCCATGATGGAACGCGTAACCCAGGACGGAAAGGGGCGCGTCGGCCTCATTTTCAATGGTTTTGAGGAACAAATCCGGGAGCCTGAGGCTAAATGA
- a CDS encoding glycosyltransferase encodes MKSPLFILDQWASPNLQAGTSKNWLYAGLAKSFDVAMVNADTPFVKKRIGCACLAKALLARPMDLRREYHRQLEWAAKTPSAFGARTRRFQKALDRTAGIGATFQVGCLFGPVKAPGMVHFSYHDQNVAMVERVWPDWMPRHFPRIRERFYELERASMQAKDLVFTYSECTRRSMIDDYGLPPERVMVAPTACKIPYPDADRVLADRKEKLLFAATEFHRKGGDLVFEAFTELRRRRPGLELVLVGVAADKPLPEGARHLGLVPFGTLMEEYLSASLILHPARHDAYPNVLKEAQACGLPAVVSDSMGIPEIVTHGETGIVMKRNDVPTLVESVEGLLDAPDRLRAMRGRCLVDRDRFNPESCVRRIADAMREVMERAGA; translated from the coding sequence GTGAAGTCGCCGCTGTTCATCCTTGACCAGTGGGCCAGCCCGAACCTCCAGGCCGGGACCAGCAAGAACTGGCTGTACGCCGGATTGGCGAAGTCCTTCGACGTGGCCATGGTCAACGCGGACACCCCCTTCGTGAAGAAGCGGATCGGTTGCGCCTGCCTGGCCAAGGCGCTCCTGGCCCGGCCCATGGACCTGCGCCGGGAGTACCACCGCCAGCTGGAGTGGGCCGCCAAGACCCCGTCGGCGTTCGGCGCCAGGACCCGGCGTTTCCAGAAGGCCCTGGACCGCACCGCCGGGATCGGCGCGACCTTCCAGGTGGGCTGCCTCTTCGGCCCGGTCAAGGCGCCGGGCATGGTCCATTTCTCCTACCACGACCAGAACGTGGCCATGGTCGAGCGGGTCTGGCCCGACTGGATGCCCAGGCATTTCCCCCGGATCAGGGAGCGGTTCTACGAACTCGAAAGGGCCTCCATGCAGGCCAAGGATTTGGTCTTCACCTACAGCGAGTGCACCCGCCGGTCCATGATCGATGACTACGGCCTGCCGCCGGAACGGGTCATGGTGGCCCCCACCGCGTGCAAGATTCCCTACCCGGACGCGGACCGGGTCCTGGCCGACCGCAAGGAAAAGCTGCTCTTCGCGGCCACGGAGTTCCACCGCAAGGGCGGGGATCTGGTCTTCGAGGCCTTCACCGAGCTTCGCCGCCGCCGGCCCGGACTTGAACTGGTGCTGGTGGGCGTGGCTGCGGACAAACCCCTGCCGGAGGGGGCGCGCCACCTGGGCCTGGTGCCCTTCGGGACGCTCATGGAGGAGTACCTCTCCGCCTCGCTCATCCTCCATCCCGCCCGGCACGACGCCTACCCCAACGTCCTCAAGGAGGCCCAGGCCTGCGGGCTGCCCGCCGTGGTCTCGGACTCCATGGGCATCCCCGAGATCGTCACCCACGGCGAGACCGGCATCGTCATGAAGCGAAACGACGTGCCCACGCTCGTCGAGTCGGTGGAGGGGTTGCTGGACGCCCCGGACAGGCTGCGCGCCATGCGCGGGCGGTGCCTGGTGGACAGGGACCGCTTCAACCCGGAATCCTGCGTGCGGCGCATCGCGGACGCCATGCGCGAAGTCATGGAGAGGGCGGGCGCATGA
- a CDS encoding glycosyltransferase family protein, giving the protein MPDDKSVFKVGFGPRTDANSFTQSGVKVAGELLRAGGVECGYFRWEPFDLDELMGFDVLIFIKYIPELDVLKALKRAGKIMLLDYQDTFLYPSVYEENRLRRYAKKLYYLSTERRAAKRFALLDGCLIATPLLGEVVRRAGMRPLELPRQIYNDDNEFHFKEATDATRGVVLYWTGVSLNQPQNNAILPVLRRMKDRFGCRVVYDTNRTGEHDWIEYRTFDNATWPREMLLADIAFRWRDTSNLQHLKDPNKVLSYMAAGLPAVIHPTAAERLVVRDGETGFFANTVDDFERIVTRLVLEPELRRKVGMAAHAEAWGKYSLRSHAACLRGHLMQLMKERG; this is encoded by the coding sequence ATGCCTGACGACAAGTCCGTTTTCAAGGTTGGGTTCGGTCCGCGCACCGACGCCAATTCCTTTACGCAATCCGGGGTCAAGGTGGCCGGGGAACTCCTCCGCGCGGGCGGGGTCGAGTGCGGCTATTTCCGGTGGGAACCCTTCGACCTCGATGAGCTGATGGGCTTCGACGTCCTGATCTTCATCAAATACATCCCCGAGCTGGATGTGCTGAAGGCGCTGAAGCGGGCGGGCAAGATCATGCTCCTGGATTACCAGGACACCTTCCTCTACCCGTCGGTCTACGAGGAGAACCGGCTGCGCCGGTACGCGAAAAAACTGTATTACCTGTCCACCGAGCGAAGGGCCGCGAAACGGTTCGCGCTGCTGGACGGCTGTCTCATCGCCACCCCGCTCTTGGGGGAGGTGGTGCGCAGGGCGGGCATGCGTCCCCTTGAGCTGCCGAGGCAGATCTACAACGACGACAATGAATTTCACTTCAAGGAGGCGACCGACGCCACGCGCGGGGTCGTCCTGTACTGGACCGGCGTCTCGCTGAACCAGCCGCAGAACAACGCCATCCTGCCCGTCCTGCGCCGCATGAAGGACAGGTTCGGCTGCAGGGTGGTCTACGACACGAACCGGACGGGCGAGCACGACTGGATCGAATACCGAACCTTCGACAACGCCACCTGGCCCAGGGAGATGCTCTTGGCCGACATCGCCTTTCGCTGGCGGGACACGTCCAACCTGCAACACCTCAAGGATCCGAACAAGGTCCTGAGCTACATGGCCGCCGGGCTGCCCGCCGTCATCCATCCCACCGCCGCCGAGAGACTCGTGGTCCGGGACGGCGAGACCGGCTTTTTCGCGAACACGGTCGACGACTTCGAGCGGATCGTCACCCGGCTCGTCCTGGAGCCGGAGCTGCGCCGGAAGGTCGGCATGGCCGCCCACGCCGAGGCCTGGGGGAAATATTCCCTGCGCAGCCACGCGGCGTGCTTGCGTGGGCACCTTATGCAATTGATGAAAGAGCGGGGCTGA
- a CDS encoding DUF4091 domain-containing protein, whose amino-acid sequence MKRVYCAILVVLSIVAWGVNARAGSITAVWVNNGEDKVVKDELRATNGRDVRNSVWDGKVVHLFAARDEVIDFNAVIESAGGEAGDVRVSMSDLVSDNGGRISSRKAEGDGVFDYRGRNIELFFVRYLKITGLSQLAYTPTYDERHVPEKLQLPYSLPKGKSKGRFADRPNANKFYPDIAEPLEAVGAFSIPKGENQAVWVDIYVPRDAEPGVYKGGLRIEERGGNPVELPVELEVLPLDLPDTYNARTMVWINCEDVYERFTGIRWRDAGVVTPEKREIMDTAWYRYFQMAKRHRIHLITDGMELFYKEQFSRLDKVYDGKLFTAEHAYEGPGYGMPSDVYSVGTYGGWGTLKRKWDRYSKDSMWKNTDKVVKFFKKNYPDVECFLYLKDEPHGEKAYAEVEKWARWVKENPGPGRELQTLCTVSLPRKQRYMPSVDIAFELWGQTDVYEKALAKLKAENGKVMSYNGWRPSAGTFMIEDDGVALRVNGWIQFKHNIDRWFYWAGTNYSNPSFTKFRVNVFKEACTFGRRKSEPHPKYGAWGNGYGNGDGLLFYPGTDTVYPEESCNLLGPIASLRLKLWRRGLQDYEYLRMARAVDPEAVDALVRKMVPKSLWELGVTDKSDPTYVHGGISWSVNPDDWERARRELADIAMGGKK is encoded by the coding sequence ATGAAGAGAGTGTATTGCGCGATTCTGGTGGTTCTGAGCATCGTTGCGTGGGGCGTCAACGCCCGCGCCGGGTCCATCACGGCCGTTTGGGTCAACAACGGCGAGGACAAGGTGGTCAAGGATGAACTGCGGGCCACCAATGGCCGGGACGTCCGGAACAGCGTGTGGGACGGCAAGGTCGTTCACCTGTTCGCGGCCCGCGACGAGGTCATCGACTTCAACGCCGTGATCGAGAGCGCCGGCGGGGAGGCCGGGGACGTCCGCGTGTCCATGAGCGACCTGGTGTCCGACAACGGTGGGCGGATCTCCTCGCGCAAGGCCGAGGGCGACGGGGTGTTCGACTACCGCGGCAGAAACATCGAACTGTTTTTCGTCCGCTACCTCAAGATCACCGGGCTTTCGCAGTTGGCCTACACGCCCACCTACGACGAGCGGCACGTGCCCGAGAAGCTGCAACTGCCGTACAGCCTGCCCAAGGGCAAGTCCAAAGGCCGGTTCGCGGACCGCCCCAACGCGAACAAGTTCTACCCCGATATCGCCGAGCCCCTGGAGGCCGTGGGGGCCTTTTCCATACCCAAGGGCGAGAATCAGGCCGTGTGGGTGGACATCTACGTCCCGCGCGACGCCGAGCCCGGCGTGTACAAGGGCGGGCTGAGGATCGAGGAGAGGGGCGGCAATCCCGTCGAACTGCCCGTCGAGCTGGAGGTGCTGCCCCTGGACCTGCCCGACACGTACAACGCCAGGACCATGGTCTGGATCAATTGCGAGGACGTCTACGAGCGGTTCACCGGAATCCGGTGGCGGGACGCGGGCGTCGTGACCCCCGAAAAGCGGGAGATCATGGACACGGCCTGGTACCGCTATTTCCAGATGGCCAAGCGGCACAGGATTCACCTGATAACCGACGGGATGGAGCTGTTCTACAAGGAACAGTTCTCCCGGCTGGACAAGGTCTACGACGGGAAATTGTTCACTGCGGAGCACGCCTACGAGGGGCCCGGCTACGGCATGCCGTCCGACGTCTACTCCGTGGGCACCTACGGCGGGTGGGGGACCCTGAAGCGCAAATGGGACCGCTACAGCAAGGATTCCATGTGGAAAAACACCGACAAGGTGGTCAAGTTCTTCAAGAAGAACTATCCCGACGTGGAGTGCTTCCTCTACCTGAAGGACGAGCCCCACGGGGAGAAGGCCTACGCCGAAGTGGAGAAGTGGGCCCGCTGGGTCAAGGAGAACCCCGGTCCGGGCCGGGAACTCCAGACCCTGTGCACCGTGTCGCTGCCCCGGAAACAGCGGTACATGCCGTCGGTGGACATCGCCTTCGAGCTCTGGGGGCAGACGGACGTCTACGAAAAGGCCCTGGCCAAGCTCAAGGCCGAAAACGGCAAGGTCATGTCCTACAACGGCTGGCGACCCTCGGCGGGGACGTTCATGATAGAGGACGACGGCGTGGCCCTGCGCGTGAACGGCTGGATTCAGTTCAAGCACAACATCGACCGGTGGTTCTACTGGGCGGGGACCAACTACAGCAACCCCAGTTTCACCAAGTTCCGGGTCAACGTCTTCAAGGAGGCGTGCACCTTCGGACGCAGGAAGAGCGAACCCCATCCCAAGTACGGCGCATGGGGCAACGGATACGGCAACGGGGACGGTCTGCTGTTCTATCCGGGCACGGATACGGTCTACCCGGAGGAGAGCTGCAACCTGCTCGGCCCCATCGCCAGCCTGCGCCTGAAGCTGTGGCGTCGCGGATTGCAGGACTACGAGTATCTGCGGATGGCGCGTGCGGTCGATCCCGAGGCCGTGGACGCCCTGGTCAGGAAGATGGTGCCCAAGAGCCTGTGGGAACTGGGCGTCACGGACAAGAGCGACCCGACCTACGTGCACGGCGGCATCAGCTGGTCCGTGAACCCGGACGACTGGGAGCGCGCACGCCGCGAGCTGGCGGATATCGCCATGGGTGGGAAAAAGTGA
- a CDS encoding lipopolysaccharide biosynthesis protein, with amino-acid sequence MKQLSVKKSLAWMGGTSLLGQIITWSVTILVARLLTPEDYGLVALAGLFTVFANSICLMGISAAVVQADEVTEYQIRALYGLSFLAGLIMYCIGLAAAPVMAWIFSEPRLVALIIFQNLIFLVGAPKSLLWSLLARDTRFDIIAKVETGARIMTSFATLGMALAGFGVWALAAQWLLIETAQFLVFAYFRRIRPAFRIRFTEISDILSFGIKVFLRNVVGQLYNSVDVFILGKLGAASFLGGYTFAKRLANIPFEKIVTIINRVLYPYISKDKDNPESMREWTLKVAEFQAMLLLPFFVMLFFCADEAVFVLLGTGWGAAVLPLKIFCAANVFKLAENYASIALMALGKVTEQVHYVLIQLVAIGGTLLGLALWKGVNASLLVWVTVYPLLSILYCGFLLHSIGLDIGTLASRVRSILLANVLMGCALYGAGMALHAPLWQMLAMKIGIGGLAYVATLYLFGRDKLVMALDMLPRRWRRSKAQGS; translated from the coding sequence ATGAAACAGCTGTCCGTAAAAAAGAGTCTTGCCTGGATGGGCGGCACGAGCCTCCTCGGCCAGATCATCACCTGGAGCGTGACCATCCTGGTGGCCCGCCTGCTGACCCCGGAGGACTACGGCCTGGTCGCCCTGGCCGGGCTGTTCACCGTGTTCGCCAACTCCATCTGCCTGATGGGCATCAGCGCGGCCGTGGTTCAGGCGGACGAGGTTACGGAATATCAGATCCGCGCACTCTACGGGCTCTCCTTCCTGGCGGGCCTGATCATGTACTGCATAGGGCTGGCCGCCGCGCCGGTCATGGCCTGGATATTCAGCGAACCGCGCCTGGTCGCCCTGATCATCTTCCAGAACCTGATCTTTCTGGTGGGCGCCCCCAAGTCGCTCCTGTGGAGCCTGCTGGCCAGGGACACCCGGTTCGACATCATCGCCAAGGTGGAGACCGGGGCGCGGATCATGACCTCGTTCGCCACCCTGGGCATGGCCCTGGCCGGTTTCGGGGTCTGGGCCCTGGCCGCGCAGTGGCTGCTCATCGAGACGGCCCAATTCCTGGTTTTCGCCTATTTTCGCCGAATCCGGCCAGCCTTCCGCATCCGCTTCACGGAGATCAGTGACATCCTCTCCTTCGGCATCAAGGTCTTCCTGCGCAATGTCGTCGGCCAGCTCTACAACAGCGTGGACGTCTTCATCCTGGGCAAACTGGGCGCGGCCAGCTTTCTCGGCGGCTACACCTTTGCCAAGCGCCTGGCCAACATCCCCTTCGAAAAGATCGTGACCATCATCAACCGGGTGCTCTACCCCTACATCTCCAAGGACAAGGACAATCCCGAGTCCATGCGGGAGTGGACGCTCAAGGTGGCCGAGTTCCAGGCCATGCTCCTGCTGCCCTTCTTCGTCATGCTGTTTTTCTGCGCCGACGAGGCCGTGTTCGTCCTGCTCGGCACGGGGTGGGGCGCGGCGGTCCTGCCGTTGAAGATATTTTGCGCGGCCAACGTGTTCAAGCTGGCCGAGAACTATGCGTCCATCGCCCTGATGGCCCTGGGCAAGGTCACGGAACAGGTCCACTACGTGCTGATCCAGCTGGTGGCCATCGGCGGCACGCTGCTCGGCCTGGCCCTGTGGAAGGGCGTCAACGCCTCGCTGCTCGTCTGGGTGACGGTCTACCCGCTCCTGAGCATCCTGTACTGCGGATTCCTGCTCCATTCCATCGGACTGGACATAGGCACGCTGGCCAGCCGGGTACGGAGCATCCTGCTGGCCAACGTCCTCATGGGGTGCGCGCTCTATGGCGCGGGCATGGCCCTGCACGCCCCCCTCTGGCAGATGCTGGCCATGAAGATCGGCATCGGCGGCCTGGCTTACGTGGCCACCCTGTACCTGTTCGGCCGGGACAAGCTGGTCATGGCCCTCGACATGCTGCCCCGGCGATGGCGCCGGTCCAAGGCGCAGGGGTCCTGA
- a CDS encoding glycosyltransferase family 2 protein gives MSKISVIMPCYNCEAFVGPAIESVLGQDYPDFELIFIDDGSTDGSSAVAEKYADDERFKAIWKSNGGVSSARNLGLDACTGDYVTFIDADDQQLPGNLRRKVELLDGNPEVVGVFGRFQMHDSADSERQPVDNMFPAPDVDVDGFMEFLLRYGMYYGLHSVAYRMSVVNGLRFDTELKLGEDFKFILEMASRGPHLSHDEYCALIRRGHNSITRRRARFTYSSERRLVTDFYREHPLRNMSLRDALSWQHVRFSKRYQGNLFFKTWKHALLALVLNPMNVYAYKHLIGQLVLQRSTYAVKQAE, from the coding sequence ATGTCCAAGATTTCAGTTATCATGCCGTGTTATAATTGCGAAGCGTTCGTGGGCCCCGCCATCGAATCCGTGCTGGGCCAGGACTACCCCGATTTCGAATTGATCTTCATTGACGATGGTTCGACGGATGGATCGTCCGCCGTTGCCGAAAAATATGCCGACGACGAGCGGTTCAAGGCGATCTGGAAGAGCAACGGCGGCGTGAGCAGCGCGCGCAACCTCGGCTTGGATGCGTGTACGGGCGATTACGTCACGTTCATTGATGCCGACGATCAGCAGTTGCCGGGGAATCTGCGCCGGAAGGTCGAGTTGCTCGACGGCAACCCGGAGGTCGTCGGCGTGTTCGGCCGTTTCCAGATGCATGATTCAGCGGATTCCGAACGCCAGCCCGTGGACAACATGTTCCCCGCGCCGGACGTCGATGTGGACGGGTTTATGGAATTCCTGTTGCGCTACGGAATGTATTATGGACTGCATTCGGTCGCGTACAGGATGAGCGTCGTGAACGGGTTGCGCTTCGATACGGAGCTTAAACTCGGAGAGGATTTCAAGTTCATCCTGGAGATGGCCTCCAGAGGCCCCCATCTCTCCCATGACGAGTATTGCGCCCTTATCCGCCGGGGCCACAACTCGATCACGCGGCGCCGGGCCCGTTTCACCTATTCCAGCGAACGACGGCTGGTCACCGATTTCTATCGCGAGCACCCGCTCCGCAACATGTCGTTGCGTGACGCGCTCTCCTGGCAGCACGTCCGTTTTTCCAAGCGGTATCAGGGGAATCTTTTTTTCAAGACATGGAAACACGCCCTGCTGGCATTGGTGTTGAATCCCATGAATGTTTATGCCTACAAACACTTGATAGGGCAGTTGGTGTTGCAGCGTTCCACTTACGCCGTGAAGCAGGCGGAGTGA